The Panicum virgatum strain AP13 chromosome 6K, P.virgatum_v5, whole genome shotgun sequence nucleotide sequence GCCCACGGGCATGTAATCAGGTAATCATCACATCAATACACAAACCCTTTTCATATCTTTTTGCATCACTTTTCtatcggcgacttcgccacaACTCTAGTTGCAGTAGATTTTCCCTTTACGTGTTCTTCCGGTCTGCAGGGCTGCATCGGCTTCGATCTCCAGCTTACTGGTAAGTTCCGTGTCGAATAACACAGACAGGCTCAAGGTTGACGGCACATCGCTTCTTTCTCTATCTGTTTTGTTCACGTTATCGAATATGTTAGATCTTAGATTTACAGCGCTTCGCTTTTATCTAGATCTAGTTTATTCACTAGTTATCAATATTTGCGATgggacgccaccgccgccgccaggggatGCGCTGGAGGAGGCCTCCTGCCTCCGGCCTGCAGGTCTACcgccactgctgctgctgggggaCGCGTTGGAGGTGTCCCGCGgtcccgccgcacgccgcgccccGCCAGCGGCCGCGTGCTGCTATGGAGGACGCGCCCTGCCAAACGCCGCGTGCTGCCGCAGAGGCCGCGCCCCGCCCGTCGCCGTGGAGGCCTCCCttgcgctgctgctgcctcctTGTGCTGCTGCCCCTCGCGGCTGCTGTGGAGGAAAGGGAGAAAGCACAGGAGAGTGGAGTTGAGGCATCGGGGACGTGACAAGGGTGGGCCAGCCAATCCTGCTGCAGCCAATGACTTTGCAGCCTTGCAAGCACACGGATCGccatatttttaggggcaggtgggtgcatcacccgcccctaaaaatggatttgtaggggcgggtgaggcccccacccgcctctacaaataatttttcaatttattctaaaaaatcatttaattcatgaaaaatagcaaaacacttaaaaatgtgaaatttttatcaGAAGTTTATTGCAACCTGTATAATTTAAGAAGAATATCAAAATCTAATTTGAGTACCCATATTAGTTCAAGGTGTGGAAACCACAATGAATAGCTTTCACACTAACTTATCTCATACAAGTTAAGGCTAACTTTACTTTTTCAAATATTTAATTATTAGGTGCAATGAAGTATATTTGTCATATTTTTTCCTAGTTTAGTAGGTAAGAATAGTCTTATTGtacaaatttcacaattttAAAGGTTATTTGCTATTTATTTTGAATTAAACGATTTTCCagaataaattagaaaaatctttgtaggggcgggtgacgccatcacccgcccctaaaaatatttttctattttatctgaAAATTCATATAATTGTTCacatatagcaaaataaattaaaaaatgtgaaacttctacactatggttattgtgaactatagaaacataaaaaagtatgccaagtatatttcagtgtatataaaggttaagattgtgGAAACTTCGAAGTATAACTTGAGTTATATGGGATACTATATAATTATAGCTATTAGAGaaattataataattttttggaccattagatgaccttaaatgaaaaagttatcaactacaaagttttagatctcgtcattctctacaattttgatataaagtttgacttcatctgagatcatatgaaaaagttatgaatttttttgcGTGAAACCATTTGTAGAGGCGAGTCATgccatcacccacccctagaaatgctctttttaggggcgggtgacgccattaACCACCCCTGAAAATGAcgctcatttttaggggcgggtgagggggtgacccacccctaaaaatgttTTTCTAGGGGTAGATCGGATGCTAGAGTAGCCCCGCtccatttgtagcaacgggtAAAATTTTGGTCTGCCCCTGAAAAAAAATCGGGGCgttcctacaaatcatttttgcaGTAGTGATGCCATGGGAAGAGCCGGCGAGATACAACAGCTCGACGACACAGCACAGTGAGAGCTGGAAAATAGCAAAAGATTGAGAGTGCTGCACTGAACGCTTTCAGTCCATTCATATAGAAGTGGCTGCCCTCAAAGAGCCATTTTATTCTCTTTAATGACGCCGTAAAAGACATTAAAATGCATTCAAGATGATCAGAGCAATTAACTAGGTATTCTAGAATTAATCGGGCATTAATTTGTGCTTAACCAGTGCACAACGGTTCAAATGTGAGAGACACAAGTGGCAAGTCACCGGTCACCCAGACATAAAACTCGGATACTCATCCAACAATATttttagttgctcttgcttttCGCGGCTAAAAATAGCTGTTTGAAAAGACGGGTATGTTACCCGCTTCTTAAAATGCATTTCCAGAGGCAAGTCACCCCCTCACCCACCTTTCGAAACCAAATTTCAGGGGCTGGTCACACCCCcaaccgcccctacaaatcattttctaGGGTGGGTTGGGGGTGAACCGCCCCTGCAAATCAGTTTCCAAGGGCGGGTTAGGGGTGACCCACCCCGGAAATGGTTTTTTGAGCCTGCCAAAAATTTCacagatttgaatttaaattattcGGATATATTGCCCgctatttttaaaaatttggATCCCGCAATTTTGTTCTATCAAGCTAGTTCATGATCAAAGGTCATAGTGCTTGACATGGAACATGtttcataaatataaataatttaCGCATGCAAAATTAAATCATGTGGAAATAAAACACACAATATATCATTACAAAGCAAAACTAATACAGTACATTATTAAAATTGAAGCTCCAATGCATGTTTTTCTCCAATTTATCAACACTACTAGACGAGGAATGGTGCTTCTGGTTGTGCCACTCACGAAGACCAAGATATTTTTGCTCCGTTGCTAATTcgtggtgttttttttttaaatgtgcCCCTTGGGTTCATCACTTCCAGAAGTTGTCTCTCATGGGGTTGCCCTTGGTGCCTTGGGGGATTGTAATGCAATTAATGAGGATCCATGAAGAAAGTAAGCAAGTGTTAAATATACGCAAAAATAATGTAACACATGTACATCTATCCCTAATAAAGAGTAGTCCCTTACACGTTCATCATCAGTTGTGTATCTTTCTTGCACCCTGAGATGCTCGCATAATTAATACTGAAACCGTACCGTGGCACTATATTTACTCTTTTAATCATGCAAGGTATAAAATATGGATATATACTAATCATGAAGTACATGTCTGACATCGCAGAGTACAAATCATGCTAATATAAGTATCTAGAAGATATGTATATTTTAGATATTCAAGAATTACAAAGGAAAGTAAGAGCTAAACCCATACACAACTCCTAAGCAACCTCCGGGGCACGAAGATGAGCTATTTCAGCTTAAACTGCAGTAGCCTATGGACTAAgcaagagagaaaagagagaacgAGGAACAAACTTGGTGCGTGTCTTCATTTGAGCCCCCTTCTCCAGCTCTCATATTTCTAGTAGTGGCACATGGTGTGCATGGCTAATATTTGGGGTTCTTGCACTCGGAACCACCATTGAGGACCAATGAGGGAGCTACACGTGGAAGAGGTAAGTCGGTGGAACTCAGCTTCGTTTGCCGGCCTAGCCAAGGCTCCAATGGCCTTCTCCCTTGGCAGGGTGGATGACCAGTGGGCCTAAAGAAAATAATTAGAGCTCTTGAAATTTGGAAACTTCTAAAAATTAGAATTAACTCTAGGTGaacatgaaaatatattttcacgaGATATTTTCATGAGCTCCACTTACTTTATTTGGGCTCCGATGTatctttagtattttttttggaGTTTTGGGGCTTAGAGATATTTTTGTGGTTTGAAAACTATATCTATCATTTGTTGAAtttgtttttgaactaaaaacatGATTCAAAACCACTTTTAATTTTTGCATGGATCTGAATTTCTAGTTTTCTAAGTTTAGGAAATCGGGATGACACACTCGATAAGTTCAAGGACTCGGATTCCTTGTTTtataagtttagggaccgaGACGATACACTCtgaagttttttataagtttagggaccgaGACGATACACTCTGAAGTTTCAGGACTGCCTGTGTATTTTATTCataaaaatattgaaaaattTGATCTAGATTTGATGATTTGGAACATCAAACCACAAAAGGACGAGGCTTTCCACGCCCACAAGATCGTGCtcgcggcgaggtcgccggtgtTAATGGCGGAGCTCTACGGGCCCTTGAGTGACAAGAGGAAGTGAAGCGTAGTGGTCGAGGACATGGCGCCTCGTGTTTTCAAGACGCTGCTGCACTTCGTCTACAAGGATTGCCTCCCCGCCATGGACAACCTCGATGGCAGCGAGTATGAAGAGATGGGGAAGCATCTGCTTGCCGCTGAGGATAGGTACGGCATGGAGAGGATGAAGCTCATGTGCGAGAGCATCCTCTGCAACAGGCTTTCTGTCGAGACAGTGGCCGCCAGTCTTGTTCTTGCCGATCAGCATCACTGCGGCAAGCTCAAAGATGCTTGCATTCGATTCATCGACTCTTCGAATAGAATGGATAATGTGGCAGCAAGTCAAGGCTACGAGAACCTCAAAAGAGCATGTCCTGTTCAGCTGTTCTTACAGCTGAATTGTGGGAGAAATCCGCGAAATCTCGCAAGCTGTAGTTTTTTGCTTCAGTCATTCAAGGTTAACATTTAAATGTTAGTTTTGTTAAATTCCCTTTAGAATTGTCTTTTTCAGAGATATTATTTTAATTTGGAGGGTATTACATTTTTGCAAAAGTTAAGTCTGCTATGCATTGATGGCTGACGGCCACACCATTTATGGATCTGCGGTACCTCACTGCCGTTGTCTCTGTGCTGTTTCAATATACAGGCCAAGCAATGCTTTTACTGTTCAAGTTTCCTTTTGTGTCCGATATCATTTCaattatgaaaaagaaaagtaatTTGCTACTCTAATATATATATGAACGATGGCGAAATTCATTGTGATGTGATAAAACATTAGCACATAGCAATTCAGAACAAACATGTGCTACTTTTAAGACAATTTTATCTAGTCTGAATTGAGCCCCACTATTCTACATTGCAGTTGCGAAGAGTAATATGTAAATTTTGCAGTACGTGTTGCCCTTTGAGATGAAGTGCATCATTCTTACTTGATAAGATGTAGTATTCTTATTTGATACTTTTGTTACTTCCTCGGTTAAGTCAAGTGAAACTGCAGCCACCAAATAATCTCTAGAATTTATGAAGTATTTTCTGGTCATAGAATGGGGCTCCACATTCTAGCTCCCTTTGAATGTCCAAGACCGGATCATTCCCTTAATCTAAAACAAACATTCTAGCTCCCTTAGCAATCGGGAGACTGGGGCGAATGGTTTTCGATGGATCCTATATAATTCTGAAACTTACAAACGTTTACCTTGGAAAATAGCAAAATATCATCACAGTTGCTAGGACATTAACTGAACTGAATTTTGAATAGGTTTTGCTCTCGTTTCATGCACTCTATCTATTATATTCACATGAGCTTCAGCCTGGCGGAGCCGGTGCTCGCAGATGAGCTTCAGCCTCTCCATGAGCGAAGTGCATCTCTTACTTTCAGGACCGAGGGAGTATGTATGAAACAAAAACATCGTAAGTACACATCCAGAAATAGGCACAAGACGGTTATTATGTGAgtttggtaaaaaaaaagggAGCAAATTCATGCACGAATGTTAAATTATTGGACGGTTCTCATCTGGATCTTTATATACTACAAAGTTACATCAGCTAAGTAGATAGATCATCTAGGTCTAAGGCTGGCGCAAAGCTATTTTAGTATCGGATCTAAATTTGAAAGCCCATGGAGTCATTTTAGTTCAGAGTCCAAATTTGAAAGTCCATggtgacatttagtaccggtagGTATCTTAGCTCGGTACTAAATGGACATCCATttgttacttcaaaaggaaagcaTATCTACCACCATCACATGTGTTATGTATGTGAGATGATAAGAAAGGGTCGTGCGAGGCTTGTGTTGTTTcctaaaaaaaactatattttTTTGGCACAAAATCATTTACTACCGGTCgttgttaccaaccggtactaaatagcatCTTTAGTACCAGCCGAGTGGTACTAGTCAGCCACCCAGTGCTAAGGGGGGTTGCTGGCCGGTACTAATGCTACATTTTCTAGCAGTGATGACACCTCATGTTTTCAAGATGTTGTTGCACTTTGTctacaaggattgcttgcccgCCATGGACGACCTCGATGGCAGTGAGTATGAAGAGACGGGGAAGCATCTGCTTGTCGCTGCGGATAGATACAGCATGGAGAGCATGCGCAAGAGCATCCTCGTGAAAGTAGAGAAAGTCTTTGGGAAATTGGTAGGTGTGTTACTGAGAACACGTTGAGTAcaatatataggcaaggatcGGTCTAGGGTTTATAGAAAACATCCAATCAACGGAGATCATTGCCTAAACTACATCAGCTACCATAAACCCTCTGGGGGCTATAGCCATGAGCCCATGGGGCTAGCTTACTAGGTCACGCTAACACCCCCGCAGTCGAATTGTCAGACACTGCCCATGGAGCAAAGAAGGgagacccttggtgaagatatctTCATACTCTGGACGAAATCGAGATGTGCCAAACCTTCAGAGCATCGATGGCAACTCACTCTCGAATAAAGTGAAAATCAATCTTAATGTGTatgtgtaacacccctgtgttattTGTGCTCGCTAATTACGTGCTTAATCACTATTTAGGGCTAAGCGATGTTGTTAGCGGGTTAATGACCATCGTTAGTACTCAACCCTAATCGACCTTTGAGCGCATTTTTCTCCCTAATCTAAGCTCCAAATCAATTTTCgcacaaaaccaaagttgtatatcttctctttctctacaacttctcttttggccaaatttcaagttcccatatgaatttttgaattttggagTGTCAAAAACCGGGCCAAAATAGTCAAACCAGTTTACTGTGCAGCTCCAGTGCTTCCACTGTGCTcgcccgacgcccataccggtgtctggacgccggcgagctcctccacgcGTCGAGCATCCCGGCGAACCTCGCCCTCCGCGCGTCGCCCTTATCCTCGCGCGGGCCCTGGAAGCTTCTCCCTTCCCTTTCcttcatcctcatcctcgagcTCGCGCGAGCAGAGTATGAGCTGAGCTGCCGCCGCTCGTCGCTCCGGCCACCCCTCGCCACCCCGCCTCAATCCCTCACGTCCCAAGCTACGCAGCCTCGCCCCGCAACTCCTCCTCCCATCCCTGAGCTCGATTAAGCCCCAACCCGACTGGATCGACCTCCAGACCGCCGGTCGCCATTGCCGTTCTTCcccggagctccgccccctcCATCGATCCCCTACCTCCGGCCCTCCTCTATCCAAATCGAGTGCATGGTGAGCATCCACGCGACCTACTCATGCTCCCCGGCCCTTTCCCTGCTCGGTCCCCGCATTGCCGCCGCCGGgaacgcgccgcgccgccgtgagcgcccggccgtcgccgccgcggggccgctctgccgcgccgccggtccGACACCACCGGCGGGGAACGCggtgcgacgccgccgcccctgcctggCGCGgttgaaatgtcacttttgcccctgctaaaaatttggtttgtgtttaagctagtttattttgtatcggttgttctgtttgtctaaaaatcatgaaatttatgaAGTGGCCTAATCTTTGTATAAATTTATGAAGTGGCCTAATCTTTgtatgtgtaatccactgtaaaaatttcaggtaCTGGTGCTGTGCACTTTTGTGTAAATCTATTTATGTTTAGTTTACCTTGCTAGAGTTAAATAAATGCTTTCTATcagcaataaatgttggaaaaattagATGGCATGCTTTATCGCTATCACGTTAAGCTGGTAAATTGTTGTTGCTAGGTTATGTATGCAAGTTAGGTTTTTGCTTTTAAATTGCccctagctatgctcttttcttttataattgtggttaattaattattttttatgcaTGTGTAACCTCAACAAAACAAGCTCCTGTCTTAATCcatgctactctaagcaagtttagtttttgttgttttgaagaaaacacttcaggctaaaaggcaTTAGAACCAAAGACTGCACATCAGTTCTAAACCATTTCTGTCGTAACCATAGTTGTGAGACTGCTCCGTAAATGCTTTTAGAGTTTGGTCTGTGCCTCTCATTGTGTGTATTGCATTGTATTGCATCTTTTCATGAGTCTCATGCAtatcatattttattcgtgtagacgctgaaaccgaagtcgcctacgagctgatttccgagccgatccaggagctgCAAGAGGACGCAGTCCAACCCACTTCCGAAGAAGTctctaaccccgctgacttgcaaAGCAAGCCCTGGAGCATAACCCTAAtttaagtattcaatgtttatttaagtaattgtgcatttaagttttaggagttgtatgaaaatctagtatgcatgttttccctaggtatcTGCGAGTccatactagtgtgcaggtatcgttagcaatgctttgctaagtaggatctcggtaaaagtcgagtgattactgtcactcacgagttttaggatcttgattccttGGCTATGG carries:
- the LOC120713284 gene encoding BTB/POZ and MATH domain-containing protein 2-like; amino-acid sequence: MAPRVFKTLLHFVYKDCLPAMDNLDGSEYEEMGKHLLAAEDRYGMERMKLMCESILCNRLSVETVAASLVLADQHHCGKLKDACIRFIDSSNRMDNVAASQGYENLKRACPVQLFLQLNCGRNPRNLASCSFLLQSFKVNI